The following is a genomic window from Cryptococcus neoformans var. grubii H99 chromosome 12, complete sequence.
ATGGAGTCGCCGTACGCGCTCTAAGAATGGAGAAAATAcatgaggaaaaggaggacagcaaggaagagaatgCCTAGATGCAAGAGGATAGCAGATTAGAAGTTTGTCGGGAGCTAGGTCTATCTGGGGGAGCTAAGAATTTCATCTGCGGGAGGATTTTAGTAGTGCCAATCTGCAACCCTTCACCTACCAATTTATGACAAATGGCGATAGCCACGTGACATGTATATAAGCAATGTTGATCCCGTGGAGCGGAGAACGGGTCTTCGAATGGGCCATGGGACTCCAGGGCTCAGCTAGCTATTAGCGTTCTATTTTGTGTTGTTCGGTGAGGATCGACGCTTTCAATCTGTTCAAATCTGCTAATGTATATATGGCTACATTCGTTGTAGTACAAGACGTATGACTCGCTACGAATGACAATGACAATAGGCATGATTACGTCATCAATGCGTCTCGTTTTGACGTTTTCACTAGACTCCGTCCGACACCATCTCACCTACGTACATATCTCATGAGTATTGTCACCCTATCCATACACAATTCCCGATCTCGTTCACATAGAATAGCTATACGTGTATATGGATGTCTGTCCAACAAATAGCAAAGCCGTTAGCTCCGACTTCGAAGAAGATCAACAGTGCGTCTGATCCACCTCGCCGGTAACTCTCTAGGCATCTAGCCTTGACGGACATCCTTTCACCGTTCACTAACTGGAATAGGCTGCGATGCCTGTCGCTCTAGAAAGGTCAAGTGTGAACGACTGTTCCAGATAGAGGCGTCACAACCTGGACCTTCGGTAATAGGACAGCCGTCTCCACCGCCGTGTCGGGTATGTCTAGCTTCCTACTTTATCGGAATGTTATGCATTGGtgctgatgttgatgaggacgaaACAGCAATGCGCCGACTTGGGTATTGAATGTAGCACCACTTGGAGACCTAAGAGGGTTAGTGACTCCTTATCTATTTGATCAATGTATTCGAATTAACAACAGGTGCTATATAGCGCGGGCCCCCAAACGAGTATTTAAAGTGAGTTTTGGTCTTTGATCAAAGCAGGATTCCATACTGATCATTCCATGGCTGATGATCTGCATACTAGAAAGCGCATGGCTTCTAATGTAGATAGTCAATCGCATCCAGTCCCGGTTCCGGTACCGATGACCACCATACCCTCTCTCCCCGACAATGTTTCTTTATCGCCGGTAGTGCATTCTCCCCTGCACCGCTGCAGCCCTGTTTCTCCGCTTTCTGCCCGGTCGATTAGGGAGCAACCCCACTCACTGGAAGATATTATTGGAAGAGATATGGCAACGTACATATTTGggctcttctttgactATGTGGGTTTTCAGTGTCTTCTCTCTTGAGTCTGGAACTTCCTTTTACTCCATTCAAACAGATGGACTCCCTCAGGATCTCCTTCGTCAGACTTCCTCCATGCTGGGGCGGAGACTGATAGCTTTGAGAACAGGTACATCCCTTGACGCCCTGCCTGCATCGACCCTCATTTCTAATGGAAGTAGAAACTAGGAGAGACGAGAAAGACCCGGTGTTCTTGGCTTTGGTGTTGAGCGTGTTAGCTTCTGCCATGGTTCAGGTATGTCTATTTCGGCACGTCCCCATTATCCATTCTCTCCAACCTATCTATACAATCCTTATTTGCGGCCTGAAATAAACTTCTGATCTTCTGACACAGATACCCAAACCCTTGTTGCCTACTATCAACTCTTGCCCGGGGAGAGAAATGGCAGATTGCTGCTACCAAGCTTCCCGGATTGTCTCGTTGAACACCTATGATCCACCGACAATTGAGATGGTTATCCTGAGATTCCTTGATTCGGTCTATCACATAGTATCAGGTCGACTAGGCGCTCATGGTATGTCCCTTATCGTGCTTCCTTGCGTGTCGGGCGTAATGCTGAATTGGCGGGCGTGACGATAGCTGCAAGCTGGGGAGAAGCATTACAGCTCGGTGTGTCTTTGGGCATACATCGTGAAGCCAGTTATGCTGGTCTAGGTGAGTACTTTTTTAAGTGTTCCAGCACTGCAACCAATGTTGACGCTGAAATGATAGATCCAATAAGTGCCGAAGTCCAAAGAAGGATGTTTGGCTTGTTATTCACGTCTGACAAGGCTGCGTGAGTGACTTGTTTTCCTCTGTATCACCCATGATGTCTAAACTTACAACAATGATGGTGATAGAGCTTGCTTGAGAGATCGGCCAATATTCCTCCCAACGGAAGACTGCGACACGCTCATGCCGAAAGCAGTGTGCGTAACTTGTTCCTATTTTTAGTTGAGACTATGTGCTAATGCTTTGATTAAGAGACGATGAGTATATCACTCGTACAGAATATCGTACTTTTCCAATCTATGAGACGTCCACGATTGCGGGATTCAAGTAagtcatcttctttgagTTCTGATGGGTCAGACAAGGGTTGAAAGAATGTTACGCTAGTATCGCTACGAGGATCTTTGGGTATGTTCGTGCCAATTTGATGTTTACTGCCTCGACAAAATGAGACTGATTTAAGTTTTTAGGATCATCGGAGAAATTCTTTCGCTACAACGTACCGTTCGACGTCAGTCCCCGCTTGCGCCAGAGGACATACTAGCCAGACTAAGACGAGTCGAAGCCATCTCCGAGGATCTTGCAAAAGTCTTAGTCGACATCCCTGCCGCTCTGAGGTTGACAGGAACCCCAGCTCCCTTGCAGATACCGTGAGCCGTCTTCACCTGCTCTCACATTTTCACCCCTTGGCGTTTCCGCTGATGAAGCTGTCATAGAACCAGCACTCAGGATTGGGGTCAAGATATCTTCGCTCAATTGGATTTGTACTTTGCTCAACCTGAGTCGTCTCGATCAAACGCCAAAGAATCATTTTTGGTGCTCAAAGGGAATATATACGTCACACACGCTTTGGCAAGGTTCGTGCTCATGTGAGTTGAGTGATCGACCATTCTGACGCAAAAAGTTTTGACTGAACGGCATATCGCCCGGATGCGGATATGTTGTAATCGGTATTAATCGGTACTATAGCGGCTGTAGGGATGAGATTGTGGCTCAAACAAACTTCCTGGGCGGTGTTACCGGGGCCGGTCAGTCTGCAAAGAGTATGATTGCTGCGAAAGACAATGCTGACTCCACCTCTGTTGTATTAGCTACGAAGAGGATCGTGACATACTCGTACGATACTCAGGATCGAGACGAGACCATCATTATTGATCTGCTTAAAGCGTTACACAGGTAAATGCCCGCGACAATAAACTGAGTCTCCACATTGTGCTAATGCGACCTCGCAGTATACCAATACAAAATGCAAGCATCatatcctcttccatcttttgCTTAAAGGCCGAGCAAACGACTAACATTGGATTATTTGCAGCTCGCAGTCAATGGACCGTCATTAGTCAACAAGGTCCGATATGTCGCCGTATCCCTCTTGGACGCTTTGGATGCCAATAACCCGGTCAGCCCAGAGGGGGCGTACTTGCTCGATTTCTTAGCCATCTTATCGGAGATTGAACAGGTGGGTCCAGCGTTATGTCGGGCATGTGGATCAACCTCTTCCGTCCCTTGCGCTAATGCCTGAAACAGACCCTATAATACCTTTATAGTATTTATTTGAAAGTCGCGCTGAGAGAAAGCTCTGATGTAAACATGATGACACGTGTGGGTTGTACAGTACCACTATGCATATCAACATGCAGTAAGGCTGCGAAGTCCGCAAGCACAGGCGATAAGGTTCATTCTCAAAAGAACAACTAGGTCTATAAGTGACATAGGACATAGGCTTATTTTACTAACTAGATCCAGGCTGGCTCATATACTTGAGGCTCTTGGAGACCTATCCATTTGAAAGACCTAGCAAGATGAACAGGCTTTGAAAGATGGATAAGAGTAGAAGACGTCCCGATCCTAATTTCGTAGTCGCCCATCCTGCCAACCCAACACTTCTCTTGGACGCTGTAGAATGAGAATGCTTTGTGCTATCACATTCCACACTCGGATATCAGCCCTCATCCCAGAAGAATCCCCAAGACAGCAAGGCGCAAAAGGGCCCATCCACTCACATCAAGTTTAACAGAGACCACCTTCGATTCTCCGGGTCTTAAGTGCACCTTTACGAATCCCGCTAGTTCATGTTCTGGCCTTTCGACTATCGGTGCTAGATCGTGAATGTAGACTTGGGCGACTTCTGCGCCGTCGATTTCACCCGTGTTAGTGATGGTGAAAGTCGCTTTCGCTCCAAAAGCCTCGGGATTGACGGCTAGCTCGCTTTTCATTTCGTCAGCTTTTCCAATCCAGTCATGGTCATTATTAgggcgagggagagggTACAATAATATGAAGCGGTGAAATAGTCAACTAACCTGAGGGTGAAAGATGTATAGCTCAACCCATGTCCGAAGGGAAAAGCGCTTTTTGGATGGTTCCCTCTGTCAAAATATCTATACCCAACCCCTAGCCCTTCCGAATAAACGGTATTGATTGGGTGTCCGAACCCTTCATGACTTGAGTAATCTTCCAATACTCTTGGCCAGGTGATTGGTAGTTTGCCACTTGGATTGACAATGCCAAAGACGGCATCGGCGACAGCTGTGCCGCATTCGTTGCCCCCAAAGAAGGCTTGGACGATAGCCGACGCGTCGTCAAGCCAGGGGAACTCGACTGGCATACCGGATTGGTTGACCACGATCGTCTCTGGCTTCGAGGAGAGTATGGCCCGCGCGAGCTCGTCGGTCCCCGGCGGAAGCTTCATATCATCTCGGTCGTAGGCTTCAGACTCCCACTCTGAATTCGTACCAATACAGAGAATAACGACTTGATTGGAAATTTCAGTCCTTGAGATGAGTCTGAAAATGTAAAGTTTAGGTGGACTCACTATCAGATTCAGTAGCGAGCTTGACAGCTTTCTCAATTTCTGCGTGGGCGTCgcgcttctttctcccgcCGATTCGAATTCCACCTCGACGACCGGTCTATCAACACCCACCAGACAGTATCAGCTTTATCCGGCTGAAGCTGCAGCGGATATACGTACATAGGGAGACATCGCATTCAGCTGTTTGAAGTTGGAGAACCGGACTTCGAGGTCGTATGATTTTCCAGCTTCAACGTTGAGCTCCCCTGTACGCTCTTCAGCGCCTGTGTTGAACTGGATTGAGAGGGGGAGACAATCAATACAAAATCTCGCGTCAGTTATCAGAAGACGAAGGGCTGAGTGGAACAGTAATAAATACATGGACTTACGAAAAGCAGTCCCTCTTTCTGATCAGTGGAGTTATCGACGATCTTCTTTCCGTCAATGAACAAATCGGCCTGTCCAGCTACACCCAGACCAAGTTCCCACTGCTCTCTCAGCTTGAGCTCGCAGGTTGTGGACTTACAATCCCGCTTTCGTCGGGTGTGAAGATTGCCTTGAGCTAGAGGTGATGTCAGCATGTTATAATCGGAGGAAACGTCTGCTGGCTGGTGAAACTCACAGATACATATCCTCTGATCGGTACTTCTTTCGGTATACCATCGATGAAGTACGAGAATGCCGAGTTGTTATACTTTGAAAAGATAGGTTTGACTTTGTTCTCCCATGGGCTTCAAGTTTATCATATCAGCTTCTGTGGAAAAGTACGTAATCGAAGGGGCTGCTCACTTTTGGACGTAGAAATCGCACTGTACCCCTGGTCCGGCATCTTTACCCATCGtgggatgatggatgaaAGGCGTCAAAAGCGGCGTCCATCTCGAGCTATCGGAGCCGACTGTATATTCTACCCTTGCCCCTACTCTACTGGCAAGTGTGGTGATCGCCTCCAAGGGAGTAACGAGGTACGTTGGAGCGAGATTGGCACTTCCCCCACCTGCATAAGAGGCTGTTTTGGCACTGGGGCCAATAACGGCTatcttcttgccattgGGAAATGAGATGGGCAAGATACCTTTGTCATTTTTGAGGAGGACGACGGCAGAATCAGCTGCTTCGCGCAGCAATGCCCGGATATAGGGCGTATCGATGGTttcttcgtctttttcAAAGTCGATACCGGACTGCTGAGCTTCTTGAACATAGCGCAGAACCTATATCATAGGTAAGATCAATAAGCCCTGGGCTGAAAATATCAAACCTGACTACACTTACCCTCAAAGCACACTCATCTATATCGGCAGGGACGAGTTTACCGCCAATGATATCCCTTTCTAAACTTGAACCCCTCATCAAAGCAGGTCCGGGCATCTCAAGGTCTAAAGAAGCCTTGACGGcttctgaagaagagtatgtCCCACTCCAGTCAGACATGATCATACCCTGGAATTCGAAATCGCCTCGGAGGATCTTGCGCAATAAGAAAGGGTGTTCAGCCGCGTGCAGACCATTTACTCGATTGTAACTGGTCATCTGTTTGAGACATTAGCACCAGGTTCCTTTAGCCAGAAGAACCAAGAGAATGTGAAGTCTGATCAAAGAGATCTGACAATGCAGGATAGAAACCTACAAAGACGGCAGGTCGCGCCTTGCATTGAATCCTGAAGGGCTCGAGATAGATTTCATGCATCGTTCTTTCGTCAATGACAGAGTTGTTGCTTCTTCGCAGGTATTCTTGTTCGTTCGCGAGGAAATCTGAAGGTTCAGCTTTGGACTTCACTCCAGATACTCACGCTTCGGTGCTATATCAAAACAAATCAGCACTTGCGCGATGCACAAAGATCACGAGACAGTTGGAGTAGCACACTCACTGATCATGACCTTCTTTGACTGTACACCTTCTATCCACGCCAACGCGATGTGACCACATAGATGAGGATCTATGCAGCATACCATCCTGTCAGCTCTGAGCTGAGCCTTTGAAAAGTCGGCAATGGGCGATGGGGACTTACCTTCGCTGAAAGACTCgaatcctcttccgccacAAGGATGTCTCTGACAATTCGTGGTGGGACCTAACAAGCAGTGCACTCCACGGGCTCGACATTCCTCTCCCAAGGCTTCGCCGATACGACGAACAAGATCAACATCCATAGACGCGCCCAGGCCAGTGGATGAAGGGAAGCATGATGCAGGTGCGCCATTAGTCCCTGTCGCATACAAATCAGTTGCCCTCCTATGACTACTTGAGCATGGCTGTCACTTACACGCTGTACCTCTGACTCCGTTCTGCTATCTGATCAGCTCGGCTAGATGATCGCCCCCAGTCACTCACAGGTCCGTCACTGCACTATGCAGCATTGTTAGCTGAGTCCCACCAGATCTCTGCCAAATCATCGATCACTCACTCGCACTCGAGGTACACCGAGCCTCGGTACAGCTACCGTATGCCACATGTCATCCCCGCTCAAGAGcgcaatcttctcctcgctTGAGAGCTCCTTCAGTACTGCCTCGGGATTGATAATAGTCACCTTCGTCATGTTGCCTATTTGCTGATCTGCTGAAGGTTATCCGCAAGAGATGGGGGAAACCAAGAACTCAAGGTTGAGGCTGTTGGACTTTTAAGGACACTCCTTCAGAGGGAGACACATCATGGTCCATTGTCTTCAGACGGATATCTTTGGCTGTACACATATGGGTTTTCGGCTCCTGAGAGGGAGAAATCAACGAACTTCGGAGAAACTTAGGCGAAAGATTATACCAGTAAAGGCAATCGACGGGCGAAACCTCGGAGCTGCAGTGCTTGGCACGAGGAGAATGATCAACTTCGGAAAGTCACGTTACCAGAATTCGAGAGGACAGGAGGGCGTAGATCCGGACCACAGACGGATGTGCACGTGGAGTTCTCATGAAGGGTGGAGGCGCTAGCTTACGTATTTGGCTCTGTGGGGTAACTTTTCACCAAGCTTAGCGCCGAGGTTTCTCCAGAGCATACAACGAAGCCTTACAGCATCATCGGACCTGCTGCCGACGGCACATAATATTATCTGCTTTGCATCAGACCAACTGAGAGCCAGAAAAAGGACAACAGGCAAATCCAGGAGCTGCCGTCGAACAATGATGCTGAGATTCCGACCGATGTGAGAGGTATAAGAAGTCTTATATCTGCCCTGTGGTGTCCCATCTCCCCACGACAGTTTGAGTTTCGAGTCTAGTGTAACAACATGTCTACCAAATTCTCTGACCTACCCAACAACACTGCCTCGAAATGGTGGAAGGACCCAGGTATGCGGAAGAGTAAGTTCACCTCGATGAGAACATCTGGATGAAGGCTCATGACTGACAACCAAAGGTAGGCTTCGTCCATATCATTACACTCTATACCGCCGTGTGAGTATGATCGGCTTTCCTACTATATGTGCAATGACTCAAAACCTGACCCGGCAACGCAGCTACTCTCTAGGTTATGACGGGTCCCTTCTGAACGGTCTTCAAGCGCTCACTGAGTGGAACGCAGACTTCGTAAGTGGTGCATTGCTCTCAGCTGGCCGATCGACTGACGCCCTATTCCCACAGGACACGCCTACTGGAACTCGACTTGGTTTGATCGCTGCAAGCTACTACCTGTGAGCAAAGACTGGGTCTTGAAATGATCGTTTAGGTAGATGCTGACCATTCGTCGGCAGGCCCAAGATCCCTCTCACGTTCGTCATTGCTTGGATGGTTGATCGATATGGCCGAAAGATCGGACTTGTAAGCCATATCGCTGTCTGCAAGCACCAAGCACTGGCATCGGCTGCTGACTCCCGCATTTATAGTACTGTGGCGCCCTCTTTATGTTTGCTGGCGCTCTCTTGGGAGGTTTCTGTCACTCCACCGCTCAACTTGTGGGTTCTCGTGTTCTTTTGGGTGTGGGAACTGCTTCTGCCCGTATGTGTTCCCATATCATGTCGAGTAGCTCTTGGGATGCGCTGACATCAAACGCATCAAACAGAGGTGACGGCTGCTGCTCTGGTTCCTGAACTTGCTCATCCTCGTATCCGACATTATGCTGGTGGTTTCCTCAACACAACTTACTATGTGAGTCGCAGTTCCAAACCTGCGCATAGGATCACGCTCCATGCTGAGATCAAATCTGCATATGTACAGGTCGGCTCCATCTTTGCCGCATGGCTCACTTTTGCGATGGTTTATTACCCCGGAGCCAGCTCATGGTCTTGGCGTGTGCCCACCCTTGTCCAAGGTTTCGgtccccttctcctggGTCTAGGAGCATACTTCATCCCCCAATCGCCTCGATGGCTTGTCAAGAAGGGCCGCGTTGATGAAGCGCACCGGATTTTGGCGACTTACCAGTGAGTATCTTTCAATATGCGACCACATTAGCAATGGTCCCTTCTCAAACCTCTGCATCTTGCATCGTTCTTGCTTGACATGTTCTGCTGGATGGATAGTCGTGCTGATGATATGGGTACAGCGCCAATGGCAAGATGGATGACGAGCTTGTCCTCCTCGAGATGCGAGAAATCAAATCTTCCGTTGAACTTGAGAAAGTGGCTGAATCTGCTTCATGGCTCGCTTGGTTCCATACCAAAGGCAACCTCCGCAGGTttttcgtcatcatcatcctcggaACGGCAACACAGTGGGTCGGTAACGGCGTCGCGCAATACTACCTGGTCCCTGTGCTCAAGACTGTGGGTGTCACTAGGCCCGCTCAGACTACAGGCGTTAACGGAGGACTGGCGATTTGGAATTGGTTCATCTCTATGAGTGGAGCCAGTCTAGTAGAGAGGTTCGGACGGAGACCCTTGTTCTTGACTTCGATCATCGGCATGTTCTGCTCGTTCGTCATGATCCTTGGTCTCGCAGGTGGTTACAACACCACTCACCATTCCACAACCGGTATTGCGATGATCCcgttcatcttcattttcatGGGCTTCTACTCCCTCGCCCTTACCCCTCTTCCGATGCTCTACGTACCCGAGATTTGCCCGCTCGCCCTCCGTGCGAAAGCCGCAGCACTGCTGTTGCTCGCCCAGAACTGCGCACAGTCCTTCAACCAGTTCGTCAACCCGGTCGCCCTCAGCGCCATCAGCTGGAGATACTATGCCGTCTACGTCGCGGTCGACGCGATCTACatcgtcctcttctggTTCATGATACGGGAAACTAAGGGTCTTACCAcagaagaagctgctgTCGTGTATGATCCTGATAATGTCAAGGAGGCCAATATGGAGGCCGAGAGAAGGATGCACCAGGATGCTACAAAGGTGGTTCATGTGGAACatatggagaaggaggaggattttGAGGAGGAGTTTAAGGCATAGACCACTTTCAGACGTGTCATTGGTACTCATACTGTCAGGGGGTCTCGAGTGTTGTAGTACTTCCATGCTATGCACAGGATATGTTAGAGAACTGCTAGGCAAATAGAGAGACTCAGGAGCTAATAGAGTGATGGTTGTATAAGATCGGAGGCCTGACTTGCAACAAATAGCGGCGTAACCGCGCCCACAGTTGTTATTTACATAAACTTGTCTAGTCAGCGAAAGGCCGCTCTTCTCTATGCAAAGTAAcgctttttctttcttcgaCGATGCTGCGTCGTTCATCATTCGCATGCTTTGGAATTTTGATCACACTTCGGCTGTATACCACCTCCTATAGCGCTCCCATTTGTTGGAAAATATTTTAGGCATCTTGCATAGCTCATTTAATGCATTGCTCGTGCGTGCATACTGACGGTTCATGCTGTAAATCAAATTCGTTGTTTTCTAGCCGAATAACAAGCATCAAAAGGTTCCCGGATAAATAGCTGGCATGCGCCACGTGTTGAATTGCAAAGCAGCTCCACCATTCTGCCCAAGCGCTTCTTCTCGCGTTCATTCACAATCTCTCAACCGCATTGATCATTCACCACTCTCGTCCCTTCATTAAATATTCCTCTTTCACAGCCTATCTCGACTTTGAACTACCGACTAGCAATGACGACGTGTGGGAATGAAGACGCTATTTCTAGAAGCCAAGGGGTGAGTTTTCGATTCGGCGTCGATTCGCTGTTCATTCATTGACAGCGTAAACAATTTTAGTACTCCATTTTGCACCGTTCCAGTATCATAAAGCCACATCGAACCAACCGTATCTGTATCCAGTATTCTTAAAAGcatggatgaagagctggatGTAAACATAGAAATCTGATGTGAGTTCCGATAAATTGAGCTATACTGCGCTTGCTGACGATGTATACCCATCTAGCTGGTTATCTGTTTGTCTACCATTACCGAATACCACCCCAGAGGATGCATCACTGCGGCTGTGAAGCTTCAAACCCCAGGATGGCATGGCGAATTTATGTATATGGAAATTGAAGTGTGTCCAAATGGCGTACACGCATTCGCTGTCCATGTTGACGTTGTATTCCCACTTAGCTCTCCGAATACACGTTCCCAGCCGACTTGTGTTTCCACAGCCGACTTGCATTTCCACAACGCAATAGATCGAAAAGAATATTGAGAAGTCTCACGGCAGTTCGTCTATCTCGCATACTACCCTTCTCCCTGTATCACCTTCGCAAGTGTGTGCCATCACCATTCtaaagatggatgaggtCTCAAACCAGCGTTGCTCATTGGGGTGAAGTAGGGGTCGTTTGAGCGCTACTTTTTTACCTGACCTTGCAGCGATGGTGAGTTGTACGAAGATCATTTACTATGGCGTCGCTAATCATTGCTTGCAGCTTACCAACGTCTCTCGACTTTTCTCTGCCACTTTCTTTTGCCAGCTCTATTCATCCTTGACGTCGCATCTTGCTTTCTACTCCCGTTTGGAATCTTTTTACCTGGGCGCAACTATTCCACTCAACGTTAAAAGGATAATTTTGAGGgattgatgaggagagatgaaagTCTGGAACACGCAACGAGCGCAAACACTCGCAGAGGAGAGACGAATGAGTATATCAGCTGGATGACAGGAAGAATGTACGTGTATTTTTTGCACGTTTACTCGATACGATGGTCGCTGACAACGGCCTCTACAGTCGGCCATTCGTTTATGTCTGCTCTATGCACTGCGTCCTGCGGCCTGAACTGTTAAGCAAGATGGGACCTCTGTGTTGCTCTTCTCGTCTGACATAACGCTATCTGTCATGTAGCATCAAACAGTTGGGGGAGAGAATCATGGACATGATTCCCGATTAGGATTCGGGCCGCGTTGGAAGTAGTTTTGTGTTTGCCAATCAGAAGTTGGGATAGGATGGAGGGAAGCATCAACCTTATTAAATGTATATTTTATATTctattgatgatgatgtcaaTTTGGATCTGACCACAGTGATGGAAATTTCATCGTCATAAAAAAAGGTATCTTTGCTTTTATTATTATACGGGGCCAATGGCTACTGGTTCTCAGACACCTCTAACGGCGCGATGGAAGCGATGGAAATCCCCGTAAAAAAGGTATCTTTGCTTTATTGGGGGTCGGAAGACGGTCCGTCGTCATTATTAAAAGCtattccttctttccctctaCTCTATGCACAGTAacacttttctttcttcgaTTATTTTCAGTAAGACCGATGTTAGTGTATCATTAGGACGAGTCTGAAATTCATAATTAAACACCACTTTAGATCATCACGTGCCTTTGGTACTCCTGCAGGGGTAGTTTGAAACTGCCTTTGATGCAGCTTGGGAGACACTTGTGAGGGAATAACGGGGGTAGAACGGGCAGTAGATTGATGTGGGGTAGAGTCTGCAAAGCCATTGATGAAAACTGTTCGCTGACGGTAGCATCCCAACCAGGATCCATAAGCACATGCTGGGAGGTAATCTGTCCAGAATAAAGGCTGTCCATCCTTGCAGTTGATATCGGGATAATCTCCATCTTGAGCATCTCTACAGCCCTGGTGATAAATGAGACCTGATAGTAGGTTGAACGGCCCATAGTATTGGTATAATCGATAAATGTAACCTC
Proteins encoded in this region:
- a CDS encoding sugar transporter, yielding MSTKFSDLPNNTASKWWKDPGMRKSFVHIITLYTAVYSLGYDGSLLNGLQALTEWNADFDTPTGTRLGLIAASYYLPKIPLTFVIAWMVDRYGRKIGLYCGALFMFAGALLGGFCHSTAQLVGSRVLLGVGTASAQVTAAALVPELAHPRIRHYAGGFLNTTYYVGSIFAAWLTFAMVYYPGASSWSWRVPTLVQGFGPLLLGLGAYFIPQSPRWLVKKGRVDEAHRILATYHANGKMDDELVLLEMREIKSSVELEKVAESASWLAWFHTKGNLRRFFVIIILGTATQWVGNGVAQYYLVPVLKTVGVTRPAQTTGVNGGLAIWNWFISMSGASLVERFGRRPLFLTSIIGMFCSFVMILGLAGGYNTTHHSTTGIAMIPFIFIFMGFYSLALTPLPMLYVPEICPLALRAKAAALLLLAQNCAQSFNQFVNPVALSAISWRYYAVYVAVDAIYIVLFWFMIRETKGLTTEEAAVVYDPDNVKEANMEAERRMHQDATKVVHVEHMEKEEDFEEEFKA
- a CDS encoding beta-glucosidase → MTKVTIINPEAVLKELSSEEKIALLSGDDMWHTVAVPRLGVPRVRCSDGPNGVRGTAWTNGAPASCFPSSTGLGASMDVDLVRRIGEALGEECRARGVHCLLGPTTNCQRHPCGGRGFESFSEDPHLCGHIALAWIEGVQSKKVMITPKHFLANEQEYLRRSNNSVIDERTMHEIYLEPFRIQCKARPAVFMTSYNRVNGLHAAEHPFLLRKILRGDFEFQGMIMSDWSGTYSSSEAVKASLDLEMPGPALMRGSSLERDIIGGKLVPADIDECALRVLRYVQEAQQSGIDFEKDEETIDTPYIRALLREAADSAVVLLKNDKGILPISFPNGKKIAVIGPSAKTASYAGGGSANLAPTYLVTPLEAITTLASRVGARVEYTVGSDSSRWTPLLTPFIHHPTMGKDAGPGVQCDFYVQNPWENKVKPIFSKYNNSAFSYFIDGIPKEVPIRGYVSLKAIFTPDESGIWELGLGVAGQADLFIDGKKIVDNSTDQKEGLLFFNTGAEERTGELNVEAGKSYDLEVRFSNFKQLNAMSPYTGRRGGIRIGGRKKRDAHAEIEKAVKLATESDIVILCIGTNSEWESEAYDRDDMKLPPGTDELARAILSSKPETIVVNQSGMPVEFPWLDDASAIVQAFFGGNECGTAVADAVFGIVNPSGKLPITWPRVLEDYSSHEGFGHPINTVYSEGLGVGYRYFDRGNHPKSAFPFGHGLSYTSFTLSELAVNPEAFGAKATFTITNTGEIDGAEVAQVYIHDLAPIVERPEHELAGFVKVHLRPGESKVVSVKLDHKAFSFYSVQEKCWVGRMGDYEIRIGTSSTLIHLSKPVHLARSFKWIGLQEPQVYEPAWI